The following coding sequences lie in one Maylandia zebra isolate NMK-2024a linkage group LG14, Mzebra_GT3a, whole genome shotgun sequence genomic window:
- the LOC111500507 gene encoding von Willebrand factor A domain-containing protein 5A-like has protein sequence MDSADPVRAAVSKQGAILGAHKQALQALDTRCQAIGETQAKILASMQEIQSAVSSTPCPSSASPAPVAEPPQSSPAPTPSGSVFCDVAFPEPEPYSGEQGRFPLKSIEVELEVRDHVATVVSTLNYENKEDKPLEAVFVFPLPGDAAVCHFSAQIGQTQIVAEVKEKQKAREEYDDALSSGQQAFLLEESDESPDIFSLSVGSLPPGESASIRLEYVTELAVQADDGLRFCLPAVLNPRYQPQGSEGAGVQVTSVPVSLVPYSLSFSSRVSSPRPISKVESNCSLDPLQYLNTDQTQATVKLAAGHKFDRDVELLIYYKDAHQPTAVVEAGQASAEPVVMVSLYPEFPQSVMSSMASCGEFVFVVDRSGSMDCATNNTEQQESWMSSARDTLLLLLKSLPIGCYFNIYSFGSIYEHIFPKSVEYSQQTMEEALKKVEQMEADLGGTEILQPLKHIYSQPYIPNQPRQLFVFTDGEVGNTKEVIDLVKKNSGSHRCFSFGIGEGASSALINGMAKEGGGHAQFITGTDRMQPKCQRLTVHRLGALTLIRSMEMEARDRKGQQDGGVNEKVVQLSVQSGVSSSFTAFIAVNKVNKVNNADPRTMMAAKARRKYFPAAVPEQPPRDPLLQLVSLQEASGCWLLDPALAAALGQTNEEVEKSKPEKTSSEVWATILALIWLHGFKMDAKDEWELLAMKAASWLCAHNAPCVSECVDAGNVLLGCSVKKEALGL, from the exons ATGGACTCAGCAGACCCAGTACGTGCAGCAGTCTCCAAGCAGGGAGCCATTTTAGGGGCTCATAAGCAAGCGTTGCAGGCCCTCGACACCCGGTGCCAAGCCATAGGCGAGACTCAGGCTAAGATCTTAGCTTCCATGCAGGAAAttcagtcagctgtttcctctacTCCATGCCCGTCCTCTGCGTCTCCTGCACCCGTGGCAGAACCTCCCCAGTCTTCCCCAGCTCCAACCCCTTCAGGCTCCGTTTTTTGCGATGTTGCATTCCCAGAACCCGAGCCGTACTCCGGGGAGCAGGGTCGCT tTCCTCTGAAGAGCATTGAGGTGGAGCTGGAGGTGAGGGACCATGTGGCTACAGTGGTCTCCACTCTGAACTACGAGAACAAGGAGGACAAACCATTAGAGGCTGTTTTTGTCTTCCCTCTGCCTGGAGATGCTGCTGTCTGTCATTTCAGCGCTCAGATTGGACAGACACAGATTGTAGCTGAGGTGAAGGAGAAACAGAAG GCTCGTGAGGAGTATGATGATGCTCTGAGCTCCGGTCAGCAGGCCTTCCTATTGGAGGAGAGTGATGAGAGTCCAGATATATTCTCTCTGAGTGTGGGCAGTCTGCCTCCAGGAGAGAGCGCCTCCATCAGGTTGGAGTACGTCACTGAGCTGGCTGTGCAAGCTGATGATGGTCTGAGGTTCTGTCTGCCTGCTGTGCTCAACCCTCGATACCAACCTCAGG GTAGTGAAGGTGCAGGTGTCCAGGTGACTTCTGTTCCAGTCTCTCTGGTGCCCTACAGTCTGTCTTTTTCTTCCCGAGTGTCCTCTCCTCGTCCAATCTCTAAAGTAGAGTCCAACTGTTCcctggaccctctgcagtacctCAACACTGATCAAACCCAGGCCACG GTCAAGCTGGCTGCAGGACACAAGTTTGACAGAGATGTTGAACTGCTGATTTATTACAAAGACGCCCACCAGCCCACTGCTGTGGTGGAGGCAGGACAGGCCTCTGCTGAGCCGG TGGTGATGGTGAGTCTGTACCCTGAGTTCCCCCAGTCTGTGATGTCTTCAATGGCTTCATGTGGAGAGTTTGTGTTCGTAGTGGATCGATCTGGAAGTATGGACTGTGCTACGAATAACACTGAGCAGCAGGAATCTTGGATGAGCAGTGCCAGG GACACTCTGCTGCTCCTGTTGAAGAGCTTACCAATTGGCTGCTATTTCAACATTTACAGTTTTGGGTCCATATATGAACACATCTTCCC TAAGAGTGTGGAGTACAGCCAGCAGACCATGGAGGAGGCTCTGAAGAAAGTTGAGCAGATGGAGGCTGATCTTGGAGGAACAGAGATCCTGCAGCCCCTCAAACATATTTACAGCCAGCCCTACATTCCCAATCAGCCCAGACAG CTGTTTGTCTTTACTGATGGAGAGGTGGGGAACACCAAAGAAGTGATTGATCTGGTGAAGAAGAACTCAGGTTCTCACAG GTGTTTCTCTTTTGGGATTGGGGAAGGGGCCAGCtctgccctcattaatgggatGGCCAAGGAAGGAGGAGGTCACGCTCAGTTCATCACAGGGACTGACAGGATGCAACCAAAA TGTCAAAG ACTAACAGTCCACAGGTTGGGTGCTCTGACTCTGATTCGCTCCATGGAGATGGAAGCGAGAGATCGCAAAGGACAGCAAGATGGAGGAGTGAACGAGAAAGTGGTGCAGCTCAGTGTCCAATCAGGAGTGAGCAGTTCTTTCACTGCCTTCATTGCTGTCAACAAAGTCAACAAAGTCAACA ATGCAGACCCAAGAACAATGATGGCAGCAAAAGCACGAAGGAAAT ATTTTCCAGCTGCTGTGCCTGAGCAGCCACCCAGAGACCCTTTGCTGCAGTTAGTCTCCCTGCAGGAGGCGTCTGGCTGCTGGCTGCTTGATCCAGCTCTGGCTGCTGCACTGGGACAGACCAACGAGGAGGTGGAAAAGTCAAAGCCTGAAAAG ACCAGCAGTGAAGTGTGGGCCACCATTCTGGCTCTGATCTGGCTTCATGGTTTCAAGATGGATGCAAAGGACGAGTGGGAGCTTCTGGCTATGAAGGCTGCCTCGTGGCTCTGTGCTCACAATG cacCGTGTGTGTCAGAGTGTGTGGATGCTGGAAATGTCCTGCTGGGCTGCAGCGTGAAGAAAGAAGCTCTGGGACTCTGA